The DNA segment TCAGGTTGCTCGTTAGGGCAGAGGGACTAAAGTTTGGCAAGCTAGCCCATACCTCTGACAATGAATGTGACCCATCGGACATAGTGGAACCTATGGCTTTTGAGTATTCTCCTTCATGGTATTGGTGGAAGCCAAAAGAGCTTGAAGCTGATACTAGAGTGCAATGCTATTCCATCGGTACTCACGAGCTAGCGTATTCTCCAGCAAGTCAAACCGCTTACATGCGGGACTCTGATGACTAGATTGAAAGAGGCAGTAGCTTGAGTGAGGTTTTTGAGTAGTCCGAAGAGGTTTCAGAGTTGCAACTGGAGGGGGCGATCGCCTCTCTAATCTTTTGGGTTTAGGGTCTGGACGGCAACTAGTGAGGTGTTTGGTTTCAGAGATATATGTAAAATTCTGCCTATCTTCTCATCAGAGGTATATGGCACTACCTACCTATCTATATTGTCTGAGCTAAATTGCTATGCGGAAACATTCATTAACGCAAGGGTAAGGCTATTGGCAAAAACCTTTAGTCTTCAATACCCCTGGTTTTGAAGATCCACCTAGCGCAAGCAGCTAGTTACAATTTTGGCCAGGTGCATCGTAATGACGGAGGCTTCATAAACCCCGTGCAGATAAATCTCACACCCCAGGCAAGTCAGTATCCTTATAAATCAGATTCCTATAGATCGGAAATTGATGGGATCAGAGCGTTTGCGGTGACTGCAGTCATCATTAACCACTTCAATAAAGACCTTCTACCAAGCGGGTATTTAGGTGTAGACGTTTTTTTCGTTATCTCTGGATTTGTTATCACTTCTTCTCTAGCAGGACGTTCCAGCCAGAATTTCCGTGACTTTCTGGTCGGGTTCTATACCAGGCGTATCAAACGCTTAGTGCCAGCGTTGGTGTTGTTCGTGCTCATTACTGGTGTTCTGGTATGTCTCTTTAATCCCAGCCCAAGCTTTTCATTAAAGACTGGCATTGCATCTCTATTTGGTCTTTCCAATCTCTACCTACTAAAGCAGTCCACAAATTACTTTGCCGCCTCCACAGAGCTAAATATCTTCACCCATACTTGGTCTTTGGGGGTGGAAGAACAATTTTACCTTCTGTTCCCATTCCTGGCTTGGTTCACTGGCTTTGGTCGCCTGGCCACCAAAGGAGCAAGGAATCTGTTCTGGGTGACAGGAACACTATCAGTTGCTTCCTTGATTGCTTTTGTCTACGTCTACCAGACAAACCAGCCTGCTGCTTACTTTTTGATGCCCTCCCGTCTATGGGAACTGAGTGCTGGTTGCTTGTTGTTTCTAAGCCTGAAGCCTTCAAATAGGTTTCTCCGCGCCCTTGGGCACCTTCCGCCTTTGATAACCACTGGTGCTGTTGTTGCAGTTTTATTTGTCCCCCTGCAATTCGCTGTGCAAGCAACCGTTGCCGTAGTGGTGCTCACAGCAGTCTTGATTACCTGTCTTCGCCCAGGAACTGCTGCTTATGGCTTATTCACTCACCCACAAGTGGTTTATATCGGTCTGATTTCCTACTCTCTCTATCTCTGGCACTGGGGTGTTCTGTCTCTTAGTCGTTGGATAATTGGCATTCACTGGTGGACGGTGCCATTCCAGATTGCCCTCATGCTACTGCTATCCATCACTTCCTATCGGTATGTAGAGACGCCTCTTCGCCGTTCGGATTGGTCTGCTGTTCGCTGGCAAGCCATTGGATATGGAATGGCTGCCTCTGTCAGTGTTGCAGTTGTGCTTTTTGTTCTTGTCCAGATACCAAATCTGTCTCTATATGTAGGCCGCCGTCCATCATTGGTTGCGGTAGGAGTTTCCTCACTTATGGATGTATACCCGCTAGAACAAGCCAATTCATTATGGAAAGGTGGTAAGTGCATCCTAACTGACAGTTCGCAAGTGGGTAAAAGAATTCTCATTGAGGACTGCACACTGGGTAATTTCTCTAACGCAAAGAAAAGGGTCATGGTTCTGGGGAACTCTTTTTCAGCAGCATTCACTCAAGCATTTGATGACCTTGTGATATCAGACGGATATTCAGTCACGATTACATCCTCGTCTGGGGCATCTCCTGTAAAGGAGATACCTAACAAAACCACCATATGGGGGAAATCAAATGATTATTACTGGGACAGCGTTGTTCCTTCTCTCATCAGCCGTTTAAGAACTGGTGATTGGGTGTTTCTTATCAACGACATGGCAGAGTTTTCGCCCAAGCACAGGACATCCGAAACAGATGAGCGTTTGAAGCAATTGGAGAATGGGCTAGAAGCACTCTCAGTCAAACTCTCGACAAGAGGTATCCGCCTAGCAGTTCTACACGGTATTCCTTTCGCCCGTGAAGCGAAGTGTGACCCCGTAGTCGCAGCAGAGCAATGGTTCTCTCCCTTTGGGACTCCTTGCAAATTGCCTCGCAAAAGTGAGTCACTTCGACGCCGTGACAACTTGAATAAAGTCCTTACCTCCCTACAGCTAAGAGGAAAACTACGCATAGTAGATGTATTTGATGTTTTTTGTCCTGAAGAGCAATGTACTTACAATGCTAAGAACGGGCAGCTCCTTTACAGAGACGAATTCTCTCACCCATCAGTCGAGGGCGCTCGTTTGTCTGCCCCGATCATCCGTAAAGTTCTAACCTCTTCGTGAATGATCATGACGTTTCTAAACCTG comes from the Trichocoleus sp. FACHB-46 genome and includes:
- a CDS encoding acyltransferase family protein encodes the protein MQINLTPQASQYPYKSDSYRSEIDGIRAFAVTAVIINHFNKDLLPSGYLGVDVFFVISGFVITSSLAGRSSQNFRDFLVGFYTRRIKRLVPALVLFVLITGVLVCLFNPSPSFSLKTGIASLFGLSNLYLLKQSTNYFAASTELNIFTHTWSLGVEEQFYLLFPFLAWFTGFGRLATKGARNLFWVTGTLSVASLIAFVYVYQTNQPAAYFLMPSRLWELSAGCLLFLSLKPSNRFLRALGHLPPLITTGAVVAVLFVPLQFAVQATVAVVVLTAVLITCLRPGTAAYGLFTHPQVVYIGLISYSLYLWHWGVLSLSRWIIGIHWWTVPFQIALMLLLSITSYRYVETPLRRSDWSAVRWQAIGYGMAASVSVAVVLFVLVQIPNLSLYVGRRPSLVAVGVSSLMDVYPLEQANSLWKGGKCILTDSSQVGKRILIEDCTLGNFSNAKKRVMVLGNSFSAAFTQAFDDLVISDGYSVTITSSSGASPVKEIPNKTTIWGKSNDYYWDSVVPSLISRLRTGDWVFLINDMAEFSPKHRTSETDERLKQLENGLEALSVKLSTRGIRLAVLHGIPFAREAKCDPVVAAEQWFSPFGTPCKLPRKSESLRRRDNLNKVLTSLQLRGKLRIVDVFDVFCPEEQCTYNAKNGQLLYRDEFSHPSVEGARLSAPIIRKVLTSS